The Podarcis raffonei isolate rPodRaf1 chromosome 2, rPodRaf1.pri, whole genome shotgun sequence genome window below encodes:
- the NOG gene encoding noggin — protein MDHSQWLVTIYALVVLLGLRLERGACQHYLHIRPAPSDNLPLVDLIEHPDPIFDPKEKDLNDTLLRNLLGTHFDANFMAVSLADDRLGGDDLAELDLLLRQRPSGAMPSEIKSLEFYDGGLQASKKHRLSKKLRRKLQLWLWSQTFCPVLYTWNDLGSRFWPRYVKVGSCFSKRSCSVPEGMVCKPAKSVHLTILRWRCQRRGGQRCTWIPIQYPIIAECKCSC, from the coding sequence ATGGATCATTCCCAGTGGCTCGTGACTATTTACGCCTTGGTAGTTCTCCTGGGGCTCCGTCTGGAGCGAGGCGCTTGCCAGCACTACCTGCACATCCGCCCTGCGCCCAGCGACAACTTGCCCCTGGTGGATCTAATCGAGCACCCGGACCCTATCTTCGACCCCAAGGAGAAGGACCTCAACGACACGCTCCTGCGCAACCTCCTGGGCACCCACTTCGACGCCAACTTCATGGCGGTCTCCCTGGCCGACGATCGCCTGGGAGGGGACGACCTGGCCGAGCTGGACCTGCTGCTGAGGCAGAGGCCGTCGGGGGCCATGCCCAGCGAGATCAAGAGCCTGGAGTTTTACGACGGGGGCCTGCAAGCCAGCAAGAAGCACCGGCTGAGCAAGAAGCTTCGCCGGAAGCTGCAGCTGTGGCTGTGGTCGCAGACCTTCTGCCCGGTCCTCTACACGTGGAACGACCTGGGCAGCCGCTTCTGGCCCCGCTACGTCAAAGTGGGCAGCTGCTTCAGCAAAAGGTCGTGCTCCGTCCCCGAAGGGATGGTCTGCAAGCCGGCCAAGTCGGTGCATCTGACCATCTTGAGGTGGAGGTGCCAGCGCCGGGGCGGGCAGCGCTGCACGTGGATCCCCATTCAGTACCCCATCATCGCCGAGTGCAAGTGTTCCTGCTAG